The proteins below come from a single Thermopolyspora flexuosa genomic window:
- the topA gene encoding type I DNA topoisomerase, translated as MPAKDGKADGTRLVIVESPAKAKTIAGYLGRGYIVESSIGHIRDLPEKAEDIPEKYKGEPWARLGVNVEHDFEPLYIVNPDKKAQVTKLKQLLKDADELYLATDEDREGEAIAWHLREVLKPKVPVRRMVFHEITPQAIREAVANPRDLNLRLVDAQETRRILDRLYGYEVSPVLWKKVKPRLSAGRVQSVATRLVVERERERMAFTPAGYWDIRALFDTRRPDEETPTFHATLTAVDGRRVAQGRDFTSDGTLRTTDVVHLDEQAARGLADRLAGATFTVTSIERKPYTRKPYAPFRTTTLQQEASRKLGFSAKYTMQVAQRLYENGYITYMRTDSITLSETAVAAARRQALKLYGPAYVSDKPRVYTSKVKNAQEAHEAIRPAGEEFRTPAETGLQGDEFRLYELIWQRTVASQMKDATGESVSVKVGGVSSTGEAVEFSASGRTITFHGFLKAYVEGADDPSTDRDDSERRLPTLAEGQVLAARELAAEGHTTRPPARYTEASLVKELEDREIGRPSTYASIIGTILDRGYVFKKGTALVPSFLAFAVVNLLEQHFGNLVDYEFTARMEECLDAIARGETERVRWLRHFYYGDDGDVGLKDLVSDLGDIDAKEISSFPIKGSDIVIRVGRYGPYLERNGVRVNVPENLAPDELTAEKAEELFAQPSGERELGVDPETGRIIVAKSGRFGPYVTEILPEEAEANGTGKAKKGAAKPRTASLFKSMSLETITLEDALKLLSLPRVLGELDGEEVTAHNGKFGPYVKKGSDSRSLSSEEELFTITLEQAKELFAQPKQRGRGRAASAAPLRELGEDPNSKRPIVVKEGRFGPYVTDGETNASLRKGDTVEEITVQRAAELLAERRARGTTTKRGRAKAAANQP; from the coding sequence GTGCCAGCCAAGGACGGGAAGGCCGACGGAACCCGGCTGGTGATCGTCGAGTCGCCCGCTAAGGCGAAGACGATCGCCGGTTACCTCGGGCGCGGCTACATCGTGGAGTCGAGCATCGGTCACATCCGCGACCTGCCCGAGAAGGCCGAGGACATCCCCGAGAAGTACAAAGGGGAGCCGTGGGCCCGGCTTGGCGTCAACGTGGAGCACGACTTCGAACCTCTCTACATCGTCAACCCCGACAAGAAGGCCCAGGTCACCAAGCTCAAGCAGCTCCTGAAGGACGCCGACGAGCTCTACCTCGCCACCGACGAGGACCGCGAGGGGGAGGCGATCGCCTGGCACCTGCGCGAGGTGCTCAAGCCCAAGGTGCCGGTGCGGCGCATGGTCTTCCACGAGATCACCCCGCAGGCGATCCGGGAGGCGGTGGCGAACCCGCGCGACCTCAACCTGCGGCTCGTCGACGCCCAGGAGACCCGGCGCATCCTCGACCGCCTCTACGGCTACGAGGTGAGCCCGGTCCTGTGGAAGAAGGTCAAGCCGCGGCTGTCCGCCGGCCGGGTGCAGTCGGTGGCCACCCGCCTCGTGGTCGAGCGCGAGCGGGAGCGCATGGCGTTCACCCCCGCGGGCTACTGGGACATCCGCGCGCTGTTCGACACCCGGCGCCCGGACGAGGAGACGCCCACCTTCCACGCGACGCTCACCGCGGTCGACGGCCGCCGCGTGGCCCAGGGCCGCGACTTCACCAGCGACGGCACGCTGCGCACCACCGACGTCGTCCACCTCGACGAGCAGGCCGCCCGCGGCCTCGCCGACCGGCTCGCCGGGGCCACGTTCACCGTCACCTCGATCGAGCGCAAGCCGTACACGCGCAAGCCGTACGCGCCGTTCCGGACCACGACCCTGCAGCAGGAGGCGAGCCGCAAGCTCGGCTTCTCGGCCAAGTACACGATGCAGGTGGCGCAGCGGCTGTACGAGAACGGCTACATCACCTACATGCGTACCGACAGCATCACGCTGTCGGAGACCGCGGTCGCCGCCGCCCGCCGCCAGGCGCTCAAGCTGTACGGCCCGGCCTACGTGTCCGACAAGCCGCGCGTCTACACCAGCAAGGTGAAGAACGCCCAGGAGGCGCACGAGGCGATCCGCCCGGCCGGTGAGGAGTTCCGCACCCCGGCCGAGACCGGGCTGCAGGGCGACGAGTTCCGCCTGTACGAGCTGATCTGGCAGCGCACCGTCGCCTCCCAGATGAAGGACGCCACCGGTGAGTCGGTGAGCGTGAAGGTCGGCGGCGTCTCGAGCACCGGCGAGGCCGTGGAGTTCAGCGCGAGCGGCCGCACGATCACGTTCCACGGCTTCCTCAAGGCGTACGTGGAGGGCGCCGACGACCCGTCGACCGACCGGGACGACTCCGAGCGGCGGCTGCCCACCCTCGCCGAGGGCCAGGTGCTCGCCGCCCGCGAGCTCGCCGCCGAGGGCCACACCACCCGCCCGCCGGCCCGGTACACCGAGGCCTCGCTCGTCAAGGAGCTGGAGGACCGGGAGATCGGCCGCCCGTCGACGTACGCGTCGATCATCGGGACGATCCTCGACCGCGGCTACGTGTTCAAGAAGGGCACCGCGCTGGTGCCGTCGTTCCTCGCGTTCGCCGTGGTCAACCTGCTCGAGCAGCACTTCGGCAACCTGGTGGACTACGAGTTCACCGCGCGCATGGAGGAGTGCCTCGACGCGATCGCCCGCGGCGAGACCGAGCGGGTGCGCTGGCTGCGCCACTTCTACTACGGCGACGACGGCGACGTCGGCCTCAAGGACCTGGTGAGCGACCTCGGCGACATCGACGCCAAGGAGATCAGCTCGTTCCCGATCAAGGGCAGCGACATCGTGATCCGGGTCGGCCGCTACGGGCCGTACCTGGAGCGGAACGGCGTGCGGGTGAACGTGCCGGAGAACCTCGCCCCGGACGAGCTCACCGCGGAGAAGGCCGAGGAGCTGTTCGCCCAGCCGAGCGGCGAGCGCGAGCTCGGCGTGGACCCGGAGACCGGGCGGATCATCGTGGCGAAGAGCGGCCGCTTCGGGCCGTACGTCACCGAGATCCTCCCGGAGGAGGCCGAGGCGAACGGCACCGGCAAGGCGAAGAAGGGCGCGGCCAAGCCGCGCACCGCCTCGCTGTTCAAGTCGATGTCGCTGGAGACGATCACGCTCGAGGACGCGCTCAAGCTGCTTTCGCTGCCTCGCGTGCTCGGCGAGCTCGACGGCGAGGAGGTCACCGCGCACAACGGCAAGTTCGGCCCGTACGTGAAGAAGGGCTCGGACTCGCGGTCGCTCTCCTCCGAGGAGGAGCTGTTCACCATCACCCTCGAGCAGGCCAAGGAACTGTTCGCCCAGCCCAAGCAGCGGGGCCGCGGCCGCGCCGCGTCCGCCGCGCCGCTGCGCGAGCTCGGCGAGGACCCGAACTCCAAGCGGCCGATCGTGGTGAAGGAGGGCCGGTTCGGCCCGTACGTCACCGACGGCGAGACGAACGCGTCGCTGCGCAAGGGCGACACGGTCGAGGAGATCACCGTGCAGCGCGCGGCCGAGCTGCTCGCCGAGCGCCGGGCCCGCGGCACCACGACCAAGCGGGGCCGGGCCAAGGCCGCCGCCAACCAGCCGTAG
- a CDS encoding DUF5703 family protein, which translates to MVEYSYLDLYFSRDTSREDARRVLTDHAEYGDWELYRLRRYPDGRRHVRLRRKIIRVVRTM; encoded by the coding sequence GTGGTCGAGTACTCCTACTTGGATCTGTACTTCTCGCGGGATACCTCGCGGGAGGACGCCCGCAGGGTCCTCACCGATCACGCGGAGTACGGCGACTGGGAACTGTACCGGCTGAGACGTTATCCCGACGGCAGGAGGCACGTACGCCTGCGCCGGAAGATCATCAGGGTGGTCCGCACGATGTGA